Within Macaca nemestrina isolate mMacNem1 chromosome X, mMacNem.hap1, whole genome shotgun sequence, the genomic segment ggatctcagctcactacaagctccgcctcccgggtttacgccattctcctgcctcagcctcccgaatagctgggactacaggcgcccgccacctcgcccggctagttttttgtattttttttagtagagacggggtttcaccatgttagccaggatggtctcgatctcctgacctcgtgatccgcccaccttggcctcccagagtgctgggattacaggcttgagccaccgcgcccggccgaaaatctTTCTACAGAGACATTTAAGTCCATATTCTTCCTTTAGGGAGCTAGTGGACCCTGGGATCCATTCATTCTTTCCTATTGGAGGATCATAAGGTCTCAGGGTGATCACATCTCACTCAACAGAACCAGAGATGTAGAGAGGATGAGAGCTTGTCTGAGTCTGGGATGAACCTGGGACCTCctttccaagtctttttttttttttttaaactaaatcttTGATATGAACTTGTTTTCTTATTGACCTCATTTTCCTAAAAGCTGAGCACAGCTGGAATAGGAGGAAAAAGGAGTTAATTAAGGGTGCCGGTGAGTGGGGCTTCAGGAACTCAAAGTTTGACTGGATTGTGATTGTGCTGCCAAGACTCCATACTTGATTTGGAATATTGTACACCCCAGGCCTACATGTTCCATTCTGGAAGCCACCCTGTTAGATTAATGTCTCCTATTTCCCAAACAGATAGCTTTCTTTGAGGATTGCTTGGCTGCCTTTTGGAATGATGTGGGTGAGCATGGCCATCTCATAAAACTTATTTGGACAGTTGGATATTGTTCCAGTCACCCATTGCAGCTCTCCTCTGCCTCACGTGTTAGAAAAGCCAAGGCTCGCAGAACTCAAAGGCAGTCTCTGGACCTCTCTAACAGTAGGACTGCTGCTTCTCACCCTTTCTTCCTCCTTACCACTCTCTGGCACCTCCAAACCCCCTACCAACTTCCTCAACTCACTCATTCAAGCCTCTACCCATTCAACAAACCTATTCCCTGCCTCACTGATCAGTGCAGTAGGAACAAATTTGATCTCTGGGTCAGGAAGACCCTGGGCTGCAGTTCCAGCTCTGTAATTTATTACCTTTGCCGCCTTGGGCAAGGTAACCTCTCAGACCcttgatttcttcatctgtaaaatgatagtGACAGTGCCTATACCTTGGGGTTGGTGGCGCAGCCAGCACAGTGTCTGCCCATAGCTGATGCTATATTAATAGTAACTACAATTGTCAGTGAGTCTCAGACTCAGTTTGCTTTCATAATTGAAGTACAGCTAATGAACAACTCAGACGAGATCAGGTGTGTTCAGGGAGGTATGGCCCTAGACAAATTAATGATCAATTCAAATGCAGCTTTGCTGGGAACCTTAACCCTTTTGCCTTCCCTTCCCATGCCCCCTGGatttctctgcctctgtctccacatAAGGGAGTCCCTGTTGAAGGAGCTGTTTTACTTCTGTCCTGTGCCCTGTTTTCCTGGTGGTGTTTTTCCCCTGACAGCCCAGCTTATTTCTCTGTCCCCTTTTCTTCTCATCATCTTCCTTGGAATCTTGAGGGGAGGGGAAAGCAATAGTTGAGGAAAAATTAACAAGCCAATGAAAGGTCAGCTCGGAGACTTTCTGGACCAAGAAAACTCTATGTGGTGCGGAGGGCAGATTAATACTAATATATCAGGGAATTCTGATACTAGTTAAGCTCCTGATTTAAGAAGTTTTTTTTCAACGAATGCTCTTGATGATCCATAAGTATAGTCTGCACTTTGTTCTGTCTACTACACTTGTCTTAGTGCAAACGCCATGTTCAGAGAGCTTGCGTCTTAAAGTTAATGGAATGTCCTGAGATCGGGATTGTCTCCTACCTAAAGTGAGATGAAGAAAAACACCATCCCGGGCTAGTGCAGCAGATTTCTTAGTTTATTGGTCAGCACTTTGCAATATAATGGCTCTTGTACACATATTATCACCACTGGAATCCACCAATAGAGCACCACACCATAGCCAAAAATGTTGGCTGTTCAGTGGCATAACTGCCCTGGAAGCCGGGAGGAAATCAAGGCCTTCAGACTGGGCTTGGCTGGGGCCTTGGCCAGGGTGTTGGTGCCAGGCACCTGGTTAAGATAAATGTCCTGAAGCAAATAATAATTACCTTCTTTGCTGATAAGAGGCCCCAGTACTTTTCCAATAGCATGATTGCATTAGGATCTTTCTTTGGACCACAGCCTGTGGAGCACTGATTCATGGGTACTGGCCTTAACTTCATCCAAACTATTGTATATGTGGTGGAACCCAGTGTTCTCCTTTGGTCCTGGGTTTGTGTAAATAATATTCCCGGTTCCATCACCTGTCCCTGCCCCTCTTGCTCCTTCTGGTGGCAATCCTGCTTCTGTCCACCAGGTGGCCTCACTTAGGAAGAAGCGGAAGAAAAGGACCTCAAGTCTCtggtgcttttgttttttttttttcccccctcagcTTGAGgctgaatataaagaaaatatgttttaatggAAACGTGTAACTTTTATTATGGAACAATCACCTCATCTAGTTTATGGTTTGGAGTCTGTTTTTCCTGAAGTACCCTCTAATGCTGTGCATGGCTGGGCCCATCACAGGGCAGGTGTTTTCCTGggattgtttatatatatttataccttTGGTTTAGAGTGTTGTCattcacttttttaaagaaaagtaacaaagttttgtttttaaaaaatagagacacgGGATCCTGGATaatgtttaatgtattttatttgaagaGTAGAATGTGGTAGACCAAAGAGAAAAGGGCTGGCGTCTTGTGGTCACTCCAATGCTCACTCCCATGCCCTGTCTCCTCCTCACCTCCTCTGTCACCCACCTAGCTGCTCTCCCATACATGTTCACCCACTCACCTCAGCTCCCGCACACCATACATATGCATCTGTAGATTAGAGTGGACCTGTGCATGCATTACATGCATGTCACAGACCTGTACATGTGCCAGTCCACAGACAAGTACTCCCACACCTGAACTTTCAGAGGAAGGGGCAAGTGGATGAGTGCTGGGGTTCAGGGCAGGTCGGCATGCCAGCTGGCTGGTGAGGGGAAAGCTGGGTTGATTAGAAAGTGAATGTGCAGGTGACAAAGTATGTGTGCAGGGGAGAGACTGAGAGGGCAGTGACTGGGAAGAAGGTGAGGCCGTGATGGTGAGGGCGGGTGTCAGGGAGTATGACATAGGAGAGCATGCAAAGCCATGGGGGCATGCTGGCTGCCACCTGAAGAAGAGCTTTTCAAACTAGCGCTGTTCTCTACTGAATGCCCTCTGCCTCTTGTTAGggcatttgtatttcttatttctctagaaATCAGCTCCAGTTTGGTTTTTATCAATCTCTAGAGCCCTCTTTGGAGATGCCAGTTGGTACAAGAAAGCGCTGAACTGTTTACAGTCTCAGCCTAAGGTTCAGGGAGGGGATGTGGTTTAACTGGGCCACAAAGCCCGGTACAGGACTCATTTGCATGGCCCCTGACGCCATGTGACGCAGCCGGCTCCTCCTATATAAAGAAGCAGGAGCCAAAATATCTCCGAGTCTGGGTTGGACTGGCGGCCGTGGAGTTTGTGACACACGAGGTGACACCCCTCGAGTCACTTCCCTTCCACTCCAGCTGGAGCGCCTGCCTGGCTTTGGGTTCGTTCTGCAGCCTTCGTCCCGCTCCTAGCCTCAGGGCCGGACTCCAGCGCAGAGCCCAGCCCAGCGCAGCCTGCCAGCAGCCGCCCAGCAGCCCAGCACGGCAGGAAACCCGGCCAGAGCTCCCCAGCAACCCGAGTCATGAACACCGAAATGTATCAGACCCCCATGGAGGTGGCGGTCTATCAGCTGCACAATTTCTCcatctccttcttctcttccctgcTTGGAGGGGATGTGGTTTCCGTTAAGCTGGACAACAGGTAACCGCTGACTCTGGAGCCTACCGAGCCGGGGCGCCGGCCGGAGCTGGGCTACCAGCCCGATCTCTGAGCAAGCTGTGCGCCGCTGGTCCCCGTTCCCCGCGGTGCAGCATCCTGGGAAGGGGCGGGGGTAGGGGACGCAGGAAGGGGGGGGTCACCGCCGCTCTGGGATCCGTCGTCGAAGCGTCCCTGCGGCCGCTGCGCCGTGAAAACGAGCTGCTGCAGCCGCAGAGGCAGCCGGAGGCAGAGGGGCGGCgggcagggccaggcagggctgggcagggggctGGCCGAGTGCCGTGCGCCGCTTGGGAGAAGGCCGGAAGCTTACCAGCCGAGAAGGAATTCCTAGCTAGCTTTAGAGCCGGGTAGGTTTGCCCGGGACCTTGTAGGCCGACGGTGGGGTACTCCCCGGGTCGCACCCCCCATTGTTTGCATATCGTCTGAGCAGGCCACGGTGGCCTGTGCGCCCCAGGACTGGCACGCAGCTCCGATCGGTTGGAACTCGGGGCGGAACTCGGGGCGGCGGCAGCAGCGCTGAGCCGGCCTCGATGAGGAGATGCAGCTTCCTGCAGGGGCTAAGGAAGGATCTGGGGACAAAGTGTCCGGAACTCTGGGCCAGGGAggcgagaaagagagagagagaggaagagccaaggcaggtggaggaCTTTGGCCACAACTGCCATGTACTCAGAGTAGAACCGAGTGGGTAATAGGTCGCTTTGCTTTTTGTCTTGGCAGTGCCTCCGGAGCCAGCGTGGTGGCCATAGACAACAAGATCGAACAGGCCATGGTGAGTGGCAACACTGCGTCATTCTCATCCCCTGACTTAGCTGCTGCTTATGTAACTCTGGGCAGGATTGAGGGAATGGGTGAAAAAGCCGTTAGCCAAAACCCTGAGGAAGCCGACAGCCTGCCTCCTATCCCCACTGGAGGTGGAGTCTGATTACAGTGACACTTTTTAGGGCATTTCCAGTCTTCCCTTCCCGggctccctcctttcttcctctctcctccatctCAGGTCTTTGCAGCAGGCTCTGACTCTCTTCTGGGCCTGTTGCTGGGCAGGGAGCTCAGATTCTTGCATTTGTGTGCATCCTGCAGCTAGCAAGGGGCAGAGCTCATTGGATGCAACAGCACTGCAGTGCCTCTGCAGAGCCTGGACTGGGGTCAGGAGTTGGGTGGAAACAGGAAGCGAAGCACCTCACCCCTGTCCCTCTCCTTACCAGGTAGAGGTCATACTCCAAGGAGCAGCCACAATGGCTGcagagggttaggacttcagcggTTGGGAGCCACTTAATTGTGCCCTGGAGCTTAAGGACACCTTCCCTGCCCCCATTGCAGTCATCAAATTCAGAGAGGATGCAGGAGTTCTGTACCTTTCCCCAAGGCCAATGTCCTGCATGCTAACTGGCCGGCTGCAGGACAGCTGCAATTCAATGTGCTGGGTCATATGGAGGGGAGGAGACTCCAAAATAGCCAATTTTATTCTCTTGGTTAAGATTTGTACAGCAGACAAACAGTATGGGATGCATTGCAGGTCTCCCCTTCTCCCAGATCTGGATCAGCAGCAGCAGGGGCTTATGTAAAATGGGGGACATAGCAAACCACCGGCAACCAGCAGAAGTGTCATCCCAAAGGCCCCTCAGCAGCCAGCTTTGAAAGTCATTGGAAACTTGGAGGGGAGAACCTATCTAGTTCAAAGCTGGGCTCTCAACTCCAGCATGAGCCAAATCATGTAGCTCTCCTGAATGAGGGTTTAAGTGCTTCAGAGAAAGGTGAACGAGGAATTGGACTTGCCAGACCAGTTCACTGAGGGAAGGCTGGAGGGCCCTGTCATTAAGGACAGCACAGGCACACCAATGGCAGAGCAAAGGTGCTGCAGAGGGTCCATGATGGCTAAGGAATGGCTTTGTTATGATTCCCTCATTGGCAGGATCTGGTGAAGAATCATCTGATGTATGCTGTGAGAGAGGAGGTGGAGATCCTGAAGGAGCAGATCCGAGAGCTGGTGGAGAAGAACTCCCAGCTAGAGCGTGAGAACACCCTGTTGAAGACCCTGGCAAGCCCAGAGCAGCTGGAGAAGTTCCAGTCCTGTCTGAGCCCTGAAGAGCCAGCTCCCGAATCCCCACAAGTGCCCGAGGCTCCTGGTGGTTCTGCGGTGTAAGTGGCTCTGTCCTCAGGGTGGGCAGAGCCACTAAACTTGTTTTACCTAGttctttccagtttgtttttGGCTCCCCAAGCGTCATCTCACGAGGAGAACTTTACACCTAGCATAGCTGGTGCCAAGAGATGTCCTAAGGACATGGCCACCTGGGTCCACTCCAGTGACAGACCCCCTGACAAGAGCAGgtctctggaggctgagttgcATGGGGCCTAGTAACACCAAGCCAGTGAGCCTCTAATGCTACTGCGCCCTGGGGGCTCCCAGGGCCTGGGCAACTTAGCTGCAACTGGCAAAGGAGAAGGGTAGTTTGAGGTGTGACACCAGTTTGCTCCAGAAAGTTTAAGGGGTCTGTTTCTCATTTCCATGGACATCTTCAACAGCTTCACCTGACAATGACTGTTCCTATGAAGAAGCCACTTGTTTTAAGCAGAGACaacctctctcttctcccctgcTTCATGAAGGCAGGGGACATAGATGGGAGAGATTGAGCCAAGTCAGCCTTCTGTTGGTTAATATGGTATAATGCATGGCTTTGTGCACAGCCCAGTGTGGGATTACAGCTTTGGGATGACCGCTTACAAAGTTCTGTTTGGTTAGTATTGGCATAGTTTTTCTATATAGCCATAAATGCGTATATATACCCATAGGGCTAGATCTGTATCTTAGTGTAGcgatgtatacatatacacatccaCCTACATGTTGAAGGGCCTAACCAGCCTTGGGAATATTGACTGGTCCCTTACCTCTTATGGCTAAGTCTTTGACTGTGTTCATTTACCAAGTTGACCCAGTTTGTC encodes:
- the LOC105490447 gene encoding TSC22 domain family protein 3 isoform X2, whose translation is MNTEMYQTPMEVAVYQLHNFSISFFSSLLGGDVVSVKLDNSASGASVVAIDNKIEQAMDLVKNHLMYAVREEVEILKEQIRELVEKNSQLERENTLLKTLASPEQLEKFQSCLSPEEPAPESPQVPEAPGGSAV
- the LOC105490447 gene encoding TSC22 domain family protein 3 isoform X4, with the protein product MDLVKNHLMYAVREEVEILKEQIRELVEKNSQLERENTLLKTLASPEQLEKFQSCLSPEEPAPESPQVPEAPGGSAV
- the LOC105490447 gene encoding TSC22 domain family protein 3 isoform X3 is translated as MRRCSFLQGLRKDLGTKCPELWAREARKREREEEPSASGASVVAIDNKIEQAMDLVKNHLMYAVREEVEILKEQIRELVEKNSQLERENTLLKTLASPEQLEKFQSCLSPEEPAPESPQVPEAPGGSAV